In one window of Aquimarina spinulae DNA:
- a CDS encoding nuclear transport factor 2 family protein, which yields MRTILYILLVCISTSSLTFAQESDKTLVEKTVTYYLDGGTNNDFETLKKAFHTNATMKFISKDGYKEVNALEFFKKVMKPGPKQNRKTKITTIDITGNAAQAKLEIEYETFTFIDYMNLLKVDGEWKVVSKIFYRQQKK from the coding sequence ATGAGAACAATACTTTATATCCTACTCGTATGCATTAGTACTTCTTCATTAACTTTTGCTCAAGAATCTGATAAAACACTTGTAGAAAAGACCGTAACGTATTACCTGGATGGTGGTACAAACAATGATTTTGAAACCTTAAAAAAAGCATTTCACACCAATGCTACGATGAAATTTATTTCAAAAGACGGTTACAAAGAGGTAAATGCTTTAGAATTCTTTAAAAAAGTAATGAAGCCCGGACCGAAACAAAACAGGAAAACAAAGATTACTACTATAGATATAACAGGAAATGCAGCACAAGCAAAACTTGAAATAGAATATGAGACATTTACATTTATTGATTATATGAATTTGTTAAAAGTAGATGGAGAATGGAAAGTAGTTAGTAAGATATTCTATAGACAACAAAAGAAATAG
- a CDS encoding cold-shock protein, translated as MNKGTVKFFNDAKGFGFITEEGANKDHFVHISGLVDEIREGDAVEFDLQEGNKGLNAVNVKVI; from the coding sequence ATGAATAAAGGAACAGTAAAATTCTTCAATGACGCTAAAGGTTTTGGATTTATCACTGAAGAAGGTGCTAACAAAGATCATTTTGTACACATTTCTGGATTAGTAGACGAAATTCGTGAAGGCGACGCAGTTGAATTTGATCTACAAGAAGGTAACAAAGGATTAAACGCGGTAAACGTAAAAGTTATCTAA
- a CDS encoding sensor histidine kinase gives MLHKIQSFLEVSRFKYLIFGLLIFVFSASTASWYYATTEELLITYSIRAILQIAMSYVIIEFLIVHLLNKGKVLIFWISIIITLLTFYLICTLTYIHYFEPTFPATYVNYIKRFTDTSLLGRFTNIGEFISKSLYLLYPTFLILVLKLYTEKQRLLKLNEQKKTTELAALKNQLNPHFLFNTLNNLHALALKKSDDTTKVIQKLSNILDYILYRCNENYVSLDKEIDLIENYLSLEKIRYADRVKISFSKHVTGQEKIAPLLLLTFIENAFKHGVKEEINQASIEINISKKGEQLVFNVKNSKPMGVDISMNKDSIGLKNIKKQLELLYPKAYDLIIENKSNSFSANLKLDII, from the coding sequence CTGGAAGTTTCAAGATTCAAGTATCTTATATTTGGGCTTTTGATTTTTGTCTTTTCCGCTTCTACAGCTAGTTGGTATTATGCAACAACTGAAGAATTGTTAATCACTTACAGTATAAGAGCTATTCTGCAAATTGCCATGTCCTATGTGATTATAGAATTCTTAATTGTACATCTTCTAAATAAAGGTAAAGTCCTGATTTTTTGGATATCAATCATAATAACATTACTTACTTTTTACCTTATTTGCACCTTAACATATATACATTATTTTGAACCTACCTTCCCTGCAACGTATGTAAATTATATAAAACGTTTTACTGATACTTCACTTCTAGGGAGGTTTACCAACATAGGTGAATTTATATCAAAATCATTGTATTTACTATATCCAACATTTTTGATTCTGGTATTAAAACTTTATACAGAGAAGCAACGTTTACTAAAGTTAAATGAACAGAAAAAAACAACCGAACTTGCTGCTTTAAAAAATCAATTAAACCCTCATTTTTTGTTTAATACATTAAATAATTTACATGCATTAGCCTTAAAAAAGTCTGATGACACTACCAAAGTAATCCAAAAGCTTTCTAATATCCTCGATTATATCTTATATCGCTGTAATGAAAATTATGTATCATTAGATAAAGAGATTGATTTAATCGAGAACTATTTATCCTTAGAAAAAATCCGTTATGCCGATAGAGTAAAAATCTCTTTTAGTAAGCATGTAACAGGACAGGAAAAAATAGCTCCTTTATTATTGCTCACATTTATCGAAAATGCTTTTAAACATGGTGTTAAAGAAGAAATAAATCAAGCAAGTATCGAAATCAACATCTCTAAAAAGGGAGAGCAATTAGTTTTTAATGTAAAAAACAGTAAGCCGATGGGAGTTGATATTTCTATGAATAAAGATTCTATAGGTCTTAAAAACATAAAAAAACAATTAGAATTACTGTATCCCAAAGCATATGATTTGATTATTGAAAACAAATCAAATTCATTTTCTGCTAATCTTAAATTAGATATTATATGA
- a CDS encoding patatin-like phospholipase family protein, whose product MSEDNSSTESTFIPFQNIGLCFSGGGYRATFYSLGILSYLNKVKFKEKPLLEYVEALSSVSGGTLLAVAYAKSAQDTKHSFTEFFKEFYQTFEPKNDRLLDRAIKKLEDDTVWKNNAYKTRSLINAFALTYAEMEVFKGDFSMFENPASKHLKQVCYNATDFSFGLTYRFQNTGVFGNSPLSNTSVEKLKFKVQLGDIIASSSCFPLGFEPLQFPDDYFKDHNTTDYKALKSLDRFIDGVGIMDGGIADNQGVGSMIRINERMKNALSLIIVNDVGSFKMVPWHQDNSFEKKGVSLKQFVAKALAYFRIKPLYWILLVIGVLMVAINSMKIFNSCDDCAWPAIYIIGSILIGIGLTLTILGGFASVVLKFFKSKMASLFKKNVPEPLVDDILSFKKLDIGLVQQMLTNRLTSAVKMINDVFLKQMRRLNYDLFYSKYSLQNKRITTTVYKLNGQKTPYSGNEPNYNKEIKPAPSKLLMSIGLTASETPTTLWWDKKDIAKNRMDTLIACGQFTLCYELMEYILELKKSEDDLKIDFTEIDELYKQLKKDWKEFNENPFFALEELKK is encoded by the coding sequence ATGAGTGAAGACAATAGTAGTACCGAAAGTACCTTTATTCCTTTTCAAAATATAGGCTTGTGTTTTAGCGGTGGTGGTTATCGAGCAACATTCTATTCTTTGGGAATACTCTCATATTTAAATAAAGTCAAATTTAAAGAAAAACCTCTATTAGAGTATGTAGAAGCTCTAAGTTCTGTTAGTGGCGGGACTCTTTTGGCAGTGGCTTATGCCAAATCTGCACAGGATACGAAACACAGTTTTACAGAATTTTTTAAAGAATTTTACCAAACCTTTGAACCCAAAAATGATAGATTATTAGATCGGGCAATTAAGAAGCTGGAAGATGATACCGTATGGAAAAACAATGCATACAAGACACGTTCCTTGATTAATGCATTTGCATTGACATATGCCGAAATGGAAGTTTTTAAGGGTGATTTTTCTATGTTTGAGAATCCGGCATCAAAACATTTAAAGCAAGTATGTTACAATGCTACAGATTTTTCGTTTGGACTTACGTATAGGTTTCAAAACACAGGGGTTTTTGGTAACTCCCCACTTTCTAATACATCTGTAGAAAAGCTTAAATTTAAAGTGCAGTTGGGAGATATTATCGCTTCATCTTCCTGTTTTCCTCTTGGGTTTGAACCGTTACAATTCCCGGATGATTACTTTAAAGATCATAATACTACAGATTATAAAGCATTGAAAAGCCTCGATAGATTTATTGATGGAGTAGGGATCATGGATGGTGGTATTGCTGATAATCAAGGGGTAGGTAGTATGATTCGAATTAATGAGAGAATGAAAAATGCACTTAGTCTTATCATCGTAAATGATGTTGGAAGTTTTAAAATGGTGCCCTGGCATCAGGATAATAGTTTTGAGAAAAAAGGAGTTTCTTTAAAACAATTTGTAGCGAAAGCCTTAGCATATTTCAGGATTAAACCATTGTATTGGATACTTCTTGTAATAGGAGTACTTATGGTAGCAATAAATTCGATGAAAATTTTCAATAGTTGTGATGATTGTGCATGGCCTGCAATCTATATCATTGGCAGTATATTAATTGGTATTGGTTTAACGCTTACTATATTGGGGGGATTTGCCTCGGTTGTACTGAAATTTTTTAAAAGTAAGATGGCATCTCTTTTTAAAAAAAATGTGCCAGAACCACTTGTAGATGACATCCTGAGTTTTAAAAAACTAGATATTGGATTGGTGCAACAGATGCTTACAAATCGATTAACATCTGCAGTAAAAATGATCAATGATGTTTTCTTGAAACAAATGCGCAGGCTTAATTATGATTTGTTTTATTCTAAATATTCACTTCAAAATAAACGTATAACTACCACAGTGTACAAGCTAAATGGTCAAAAAACACCTTATTCTGGTAATGAACCAAATTATAATAAGGAGATAAAACCTGCACCTAGCAAATTGTTAATGAGTATAGGATTAACCGCATCAGAAACTCCAACAACATTATGGTGGGATAAAAAGGATATTGCCAAAAATAGAATGGATACATTAATCGCCTGTGGCCAATTTACGCTCTGCTATGAACTTATGGAGTATATTCTGGAACTCAAAAAATCAGAAGATGATTTAAAAATTGATTTCACCGAAATTGACGAGCTATATAAACAGCTAAAGAAGGATTGGAAAGAATTTAATGAAAATCCATTTTTCGCACTAGAGGAATTAAAAAAATAA
- a CDS encoding DUF5995 family protein, translating into MNPASIDEVIEKLESILQWSKEHSSRVGYFASLYLRVTQTIKNKLGTGYFDDDKRLEELDIHFAARYFKVVEQFQNNDPTMPKAWAVAFNAISDHELIIVQHLLLGMNPHINIDLGAAAAEIAPGAAIHDLHDDFQKVNTILASIIPTVLKELSELSPLLYLLEDIAKKEEEAIINFSMKIARDFAWKLATELAPLTIQDQQVVIEQKNVDIAKVGEKIIDPGFLASSVLKVINSVEVKDVDQIIDTLNAGNELLELIEQEQGIILSPEALKNAPNQIYYFRIAKGEWTGNFNFKIKSWSKMLRASISIKNKILLTMMGLFQKIVGDAAIKSIITPLPDEGKAGVAKNDFRIHKGWFTLFISKEDYLLSPNGKGVIVDAHVRFGPFSFLFREHDVYPAVIYDNGLKALYHIDLLGTQFVGDYTVRSDQKQVHSVLENDWAKAVEILNKQ; encoded by the coding sequence ATGAATCCAGCTTCTATCGATGAAGTAATCGAAAAATTAGAATCTATTCTACAGTGGTCAAAAGAACACTCTAGTCGAGTGGGCTATTTCGCTAGTTTATATTTGCGAGTAACCCAAACCATTAAAAACAAATTAGGTACCGGGTATTTTGATGATGATAAACGACTTGAAGAGTTAGATATTCATTTTGCAGCGCGCTATTTTAAAGTAGTTGAACAATTTCAAAATAATGATCCTACCATGCCCAAAGCATGGGCAGTTGCTTTTAATGCAATATCTGATCATGAGCTCATTATTGTTCAACACTTATTATTAGGCATGAATCCACATATCAATATTGATTTGGGAGCTGCTGCTGCAGAAATTGCTCCTGGAGCAGCTATTCATGATCTGCATGATGATTTTCAAAAGGTAAATACTATTCTTGCATCTATTATCCCAACTGTTCTGAAGGAGTTAAGTGAACTTTCTCCATTATTATACTTATTAGAGGATATTGCAAAAAAAGAAGAAGAGGCGATTATTAATTTTAGTATGAAAATCGCACGAGATTTTGCCTGGAAACTCGCTACCGAACTAGCGCCTCTTACCATACAAGATCAACAAGTCGTTATTGAACAAAAAAATGTAGATATAGCCAAGGTAGGTGAAAAAATTATTGACCCTGGTTTTTTGGCATCCTCTGTTTTGAAGGTTATTAATTCTGTAGAAGTAAAAGATGTCGATCAGATTATTGACACCCTAAATGCTGGAAACGAATTACTTGAATTAATAGAACAAGAACAAGGTATCATACTAAGTCCAGAAGCGCTTAAGAATGCTCCTAACCAAATATATTACTTTCGAATAGCAAAAGGAGAATGGACCGGTAATTTTAATTTTAAAATAAAAAGCTGGTCTAAAATGCTAAGAGCTTCGATTAGTATTAAAAATAAGATATTGCTTACTATGATGGGGTTATTTCAAAAAATAGTTGGAGATGCGGCTATCAAATCAATTATTACTCCTTTACCAGATGAAGGAAAAGCAGGTGTTGCCAAAAATGATTTCCGAATTCATAAAGGTTGGTTTACCCTTTTTATTTCTAAAGAAGATTACCTTTTATCTCCTAATGGCAAAGGAGTAATTGTAGATGCCCATGTTCGTTTTGGACCTTTTTCTTTTTTGTTTAGAGAACATGATGTGTATCCTGCTGTGATTTATGATAATGGGCTCAAAGCATTGTATCATATTGATTTGTTAGGCACCCAATTTGTTGGTGATTATACTGTTCGATCAGATCAAAAGCAGGTGCATTCGGTTTTAGAGAATGATTGGGCAAAAGCAGTAGAAATCTTGAATAAGCAATGA
- a CDS encoding type 1 glutamine amidotransferase domain-containing protein produces the protein MRNCILPFLMIFLFLGCSASSKDKILFVTSNQRTYGNTDLKTANHFAEIVLAYDVFIKSGYQVDFVSPEGGEIPIGYINTSDPIQKKYLDDKDFMNLFKNTYSPEAIDAKNYKAVYYSGGGAAMFGVPENKAIQGISREIYENTGIVSTICHGTAGIVNLKLTNGKYLYEEKEVNGFADAFENKNKAYYKTFPFSIEEAITKNGGNFTYSKKGWDNHYIVDGRLITGQDPTASVSVAKQVVAMLQKTNHK, from the coding sequence ATGAGAAATTGTATACTACCATTTTTGATGATTTTTCTTTTTTTGGGGTGTTCGGCTTCTTCAAAAGATAAGATTTTGTTTGTTACCTCTAATCAACGCACCTACGGTAATACAGATCTGAAAACTGCAAATCATTTTGCAGAAATCGTTTTGGCCTATGATGTATTTATAAAATCGGGTTATCAGGTTGATTTTGTAAGCCCAGAAGGTGGCGAAATTCCGATAGGGTATATAAATACTTCAGATCCTATTCAAAAAAAATATTTAGACGACAAAGATTTTATGAATTTATTTAAAAATACGTACTCACCAGAAGCTATTGATGCAAAAAACTATAAAGCAGTCTATTATAGTGGTGGTGGGGCTGCTATGTTTGGAGTTCCTGAGAATAAAGCTATACAGGGTATTTCAAGGGAAATTTATGAGAATACAGGAATTGTATCAACCATTTGTCACGGAACCGCAGGAATCGTAAATTTAAAGCTTACAAATGGAAAATATCTGTATGAAGAAAAAGAGGTAAATGGTTTTGCTGATGCTTTTGAAAATAAAAATAAAGCGTATTATAAAACCTTTCCCTTTTCTATTGAAGAGGCCATTACTAAAAATGGTGGAAATTTTACCTATTCTAAAAAAGGATGGGATAATCATTATATTGTAGATGGTAGATTAATTACCGGACAGGATCCTACAGCTTCTGTATCCGTGGCAAAACAAGTTGTAGCAATGCTTCAGAAAACAAATCATAAATAA
- a CDS encoding aspartate aminotransferase family protein: MQDLNPKEVEEAQETLIRYCGEFSPFIAEKAFGSYIYNKKGDAILDFTSGQMCSVFGHNHPKFVEILEKSGDTAIHLLSSILSPPVIDLAKKLTSKLPDSLSKCIFLNTGSESNEVAIRMAKLVTGSFEIIGFSGSWHGMTAGAQSYTYSKTRKGYGPAMSGSLMIPAPYEYRCPIAHCKGSCDHTCLEVGMKMADQQSVGEYAALIAEPLLSAAGMIELKPDYVKRLKELCDERGLLLIFDEAQTALGRLGTTFAFEQYDVVPDFLTLSKTLGGGLPLAAMVTTAEIEEECYKKGFVYVTSHVSDPFCASFGSAAFEILDEQQLAKNALEKGKYLKQQLLQLHEKYECIGDVRGSGLLLGVEIVKDRETKVPDDDLGQKICSRCLELGLNMNIVRMKGYGSVFRIAPPLTISKKEIDLGIAILDEAIQDCIQ, translated from the coding sequence ATGCAAGATTTAAACCCAAAAGAAGTAGAAGAAGCCCAGGAAACACTAATACGGTATTGTGGTGAGTTTTCACCTTTTATTGCCGAAAAAGCTTTTGGAAGCTATATCTATAATAAAAAAGGAGATGCCATTCTGGATTTTACTTCTGGTCAAATGTGTTCTGTATTTGGACATAATCATCCAAAGTTTGTTGAAATATTAGAAAAGTCAGGTGATACAGCGATTCATTTACTAAGTTCTATTTTGTCTCCTCCGGTTATTGATCTTGCCAAAAAATTAACAAGTAAACTCCCCGATAGCCTATCCAAATGTATATTTCTAAATACAGGATCCGAGTCGAATGAAGTGGCAATACGAATGGCAAAATTAGTTACTGGCAGTTTTGAAATCATAGGGTTTTCAGGGTCCTGGCATGGTATGACGGCCGGAGCACAATCGTATACCTATTCAAAAACAAGAAAAGGATATGGACCTGCGATGTCGGGTAGTTTGATGATACCGGCACCTTATGAATATCGTTGCCCAATTGCACATTGTAAAGGGAGTTGTGATCATACTTGCCTGGAGGTAGGTATGAAAATGGCCGATCAGCAATCGGTTGGTGAATACGCTGCATTAATAGCCGAACCTTTATTGAGTGCTGCTGGGATGATAGAATTAAAACCCGACTATGTTAAAAGGTTAAAAGAACTATGCGATGAACGCGGATTATTACTAATATTTGATGAAGCTCAAACGGCATTAGGACGTCTGGGGACAACTTTTGCTTTTGAACAATATGATGTTGTTCCCGATTTCTTAACCTTATCAAAAACACTAGGAGGAGGACTTCCTTTGGCAGCAATGGTTACCACAGCAGAAATAGAGGAAGAATGTTATAAAAAAGGGTTTGTTTATGTGACTTCTCACGTATCCGATCCATTTTGTGCATCTTTTGGCTCGGCTGCTTTCGAAATACTCGATGAACAACAATTAGCCAAAAATGCTTTAGAAAAAGGGAAGTACTTAAAACAGCAATTGCTACAGCTACATGAGAAATATGAATGTATAGGGGATGTAAGAGGTAGTGGACTTTTATTAGGTGTTGAAATTGTAAAGGATCGGGAAACAAAGGTGCCAGATGATGATCTGGGTCAAAAAATATGCAGTAGATGCCTGGAATTAGGGTTAAATATGAATATAGTTCGAATGAAAGGCTACGGAAGTGTTTTTAGAATTGCTCCTCCATTAACAATAAGTAAAAAAGAAATAGATTTAGGAATAGCGATTTTGGATGAAGCAATACAGGATTGTATTCAATAA
- a CDS encoding AraC family transcriptional regulator: MECATICYDKRHFFPMHLHPDRYTFSYIINGSSNLICKDAIFTLKAGDLVVIPPYVAHQTLIENFFHYKVIRVPKLYSFNTISSNRLGLTIIQNCYSYKHHFDAWFESIRDTNKKNLGATNSEETRVPDVFKHFLISTSANSTKSKLILKKALVHFEHNYNRTILVEELLDLTCLSDSHFQRLFKTNIGISPIRYLQNLRIEKAKEYIKTRDSFTDIAYDTGFFDQSHFNKYFKMNVGMIPKKYADLVKND, encoded by the coding sequence ATGGAATGTGCGACCATATGTTATGATAAAAGACATTTTTTTCCGATGCATTTGCATCCGGATCGCTATACATTTTCTTATATCATAAATGGAAGTTCGAATCTTATATGTAAAGATGCTATATTTACCTTAAAAGCAGGTGATTTGGTCGTAATCCCTCCCTATGTGGCACACCAGACATTAATAGAGAACTTTTTTCATTATAAGGTGATACGGGTTCCAAAATTATACTCTTTCAATACTATTTCCAGTAACAGATTAGGCCTAACGATAATACAGAATTGCTATTCGTATAAACATCATTTTGATGCCTGGTTCGAATCGATCAGGGATACCAATAAGAAGAATTTGGGTGCTACAAATAGTGAAGAAACCAGAGTGCCGGATGTATTTAAGCATTTTTTGATTAGTACTAGTGCTAATTCAACAAAGTCAAAACTTATTTTAAAAAAGGCACTGGTACATTTTGAGCATAATTATAATCGTACCATATTGGTAGAAGAATTATTGGATCTAACCTGTTTAAGTGATAGTCATTTTCAACGTCTTTTTAAAACCAATATTGGGATTTCGCCTATTCGCTATCTACAAAACCTACGAATAGAAAAAGCTAAAGAATACATAAAGACGAGAGATAGTTTTACTGATATTGCTTATGATACGGGCTTTTTTGACCAAAGTCATTTTAATAAATACTTTAAAATGAATGTTGGGATGATCCCAAAAAAATATGCCGACCTGGTTAAAAATGATTGA
- a CDS encoding LytR/AlgR family response regulator transcription factor, translating to MSYTCLVIDDEPLARELIETYLNKLPDFELIASCSSAIEASSILNTTKIDLLFLDIEMPVLKGTDFFKNLVYKPQVIFTTAYRDYAVDGFELNAVDYLLKPIFFERFFLAIQKFLKQERKSILSDSSEDTTNKKTDFVFVNKAKKQIKVLFDDVLYIESLKDYIKIHLENEALTIKESISSFEKRIDKRFIRLHRSYIVNSEKITAYTKNDVEIGRIEIPIGNSYKDNMLAFFK from the coding sequence ATGAGCTATACATGCTTAGTTATAGACGATGAACCTTTAGCCAGAGAATTAATCGAAACGTATTTAAATAAGCTTCCGGATTTTGAATTAATTGCTTCGTGCTCAAGCGCTATAGAGGCCAGTTCGATATTAAATACAACAAAAATAGATTTACTTTTCTTAGATATTGAAATGCCTGTATTAAAAGGGACCGATTTTTTTAAAAACCTTGTATACAAACCCCAGGTAATTTTTACTACAGCTTATCGCGATTATGCAGTAGATGGATTTGAATTAAATGCTGTAGACTATTTATTGAAACCTATATTTTTTGAACGCTTTTTCTTAGCTATTCAGAAGTTTTTAAAACAGGAAAGAAAATCGATTTTGTCTGATTCTTCAGAAGATACTACCAATAAGAAAACGGACTTTGTTTTTGTAAACAAAGCCAAAAAACAAATAAAAGTACTTTTTGATGATGTTCTGTATATTGAAAGCTTAAAGGATTATATTAAAATTCATTTAGAGAATGAAGCACTAACGATTAAAGAAAGTATCTCTAGTTTCGAAAAACGTATTGATAAACGTTTTATTCGTTTACATCGTTCTTATATTGTAAATAGCGAAAAAATTACAGCATATACAAAAAATGATGTAGAAATAGGAAGAATTGAAATTCCTATTGGAAACAGTTATAAAGATAATATGCTAGCTTTTTTTAAATGA
- a CDS encoding YybH family protein has translation MKSFLSILLLIFICNQAIGQNYIGEKAEIKQILENGKNFSKYVNTSDYKMIGESYTKDAKIFPNNLKIIEGTEGILGYWRLPEGIKIINHRIDPIEIKIIGNEAYDYGTYQGTTKKADGEEITWKGKYVIVWKKVGANWKIYLDIWNSIK, from the coding sequence ATGAAATCATTTTTATCAATTTTACTTCTGATATTTATTTGCAATCAAGCAATTGGGCAAAACTATATCGGAGAAAAAGCAGAGATCAAACAAATATTAGAAAACGGCAAAAACTTTTCTAAATATGTAAATACTTCAGATTATAAAATGATCGGTGAATCGTATACCAAGGATGCTAAAATATTCCCTAATAATCTAAAAATTATTGAAGGAACTGAAGGTATATTAGGCTATTGGAGGCTTCCTGAAGGAATAAAGATCATTAATCATAGAATAGATCCAATTGAAATTAAAATCATTGGTAATGAAGCATATGATTATGGTACCTATCAAGGCACTACAAAAAAAGCTGATGGAGAAGAAATTACCTGGAAAGGTAAATATGTAATCGTCTGGAAAAAAGTAGGAGCTAACTGGAAAATATATTTGGATATATGGAACTCTATTAAATGA